One Patescibacteria group bacterium genomic region harbors:
- a CDS encoding Ig-like domain-containing protein — protein sequence MIPDTINRFKKPLIAASVILVALFIIYFSWSLLVFRVTGTTPANNSKVNTGSNTIYIYFNKELKNDPKNITIVAEGDIISDYSIDKNKISIDLKNTENNKSYTVILRNIVSVDNSTISLYPFKFTTGYVSEKDLSKDEKQQLQSQTDKGNIDDPIILVLPYNNPNISMNTFYNASGDLIIRVVITLSLADIREGENIAIDRYKEQAKQYLISNDIDPNDYQFEYIIE from the coding sequence ATGATACCAGATACAATTAACCGCTTTAAAAAACCACTTATAGCTGCAAGTGTTATTTTGGTTGCTTTATTTATAATATATTTCAGCTGGAGCTTACTTGTTTTTAGAGTGACAGGTACAACGCCTGCAAACAATAGCAAAGTAAATACCGGTAGTAATACAATTTATATATATTTCAATAAAGAACTCAAAAACGACCCTAAAAATATAACTATTGTTGCTGAGGGCGATATCATTAGTGACTATAGTATAGATAAAAACAAAATATCTATAGACTTAAAAAATACCGAAAATAATAAATCTTACACTGTGATATTAAGAAATATAGTGTCTGTCGATAATTCCACTATTAGTCTTTACCCCTTCAAGTTCACCACGGGTTATGTTTCGGAGAAAGACTTGAGTAAAGATGAGAAACAGCAGCTACAGTCTCAGACAGACAAGGGCAATATAGACGATCCGATAATACTAGTACTGCCATATAATAATCCCAATATAAGTATGAATACTTTTTATAACGCTTCTGGCGATCTAATTATAAGAGTAGTGATAACGCTGTCTTTGGCAGATATTAGGGAGGGCGAAAATATCGCCATTGATAGATATAAAGAGCAAGCCAAACAGTACCTGATATCTAACGACATCGATCCAAACGACTACCAATTCGAATATATTATTGAATAG